One stretch of Argiope bruennichi chromosome 3, qqArgBrue1.1, whole genome shotgun sequence DNA includes these proteins:
- the LOC129963594 gene encoding zinc finger protein 511-like codes for MNTLTSMSDFENLLQIPFEPKIVIYSLNSEFFRLGNSLCKSEKLQQKFAIDLDEEKESLNSLPEFPCGEKGCRATFTNIRDYDVHFRSVHSLVCSQCKRNFPTYNMLDIHIQEKHDSYHEAAKAKNLAKFYCLVDGCNHTYSSSEERDAHVLKDHNFPQNFKYQKLDRGDKNPEAMEISNEGGNVKSNLPTSSRRKPYVPSNICFGRGSSRTFSKNTSKKSNTDISMKELQDAL; via the coding sequence atgaatacattgaCATCTATgtctgattttgaaaatttgcttcAGATTCCCTTCGAAcctaaaatagtaatttattctcTAAACAGTGAGTTTTTTCGGCTTGGAAATTCTCTCTGCAAGTCTGAAAAACTGCAACAAAAATTTGCCATTGATCTGGACGAAGAAAAAGAATCTCTTAATTCCCTTCCCGAATTTCCTTGTGGTGAGAAAGGATGCCGGGCAACTTTTACAAATATCCGTGACTATGATGTTCATTTTAGAAGTGTTCACAGCCTTGTTTGTAGTCAGTGTAAACGAAATTTCCCCACCTATAACATGCTTGACATTCACATTCAAGAAAAACACGATAGTTACCATGAAGCTGCAAAAGCAAAGAATCTAGCGAAATTCTATTGTTTAGTTGACGGCTGTAATCATACTTACAGTTCTTCTGAAGAGAGAGATGCACATGTGTTAAAAGATCATAATTTTcctcagaattttaaatatcaaaaactggACAGAGGCGATAAAAACCCTGAAGCAATGGAAATTTCAAATGAAGGAGGGAATGTTAAATCAAATCTTCCTACTAGTTCAAGACGTAAGCCTTATGTGccttcaaatatttgttttggcCGTGGTTCATctaggacattttccaaaaatacgaGTAAAAAATCAAATACTGATATAAGCATGAAAGAATTACAAGATGCCTTGTAG